The Camelina sativa cultivar DH55 chromosome 18, Cs, whole genome shotgun sequence DNA window TCCAAGAAAGATTTCATCTTCGAAACCACTCATTTCTCTTCAAAACATCATGTTTTCACACGAAGCTTCTCAACAAAaacttcgtcttcgtcttcttcaaacCCCGTATTCACACGAAGTTTCTCAACTAAACCCACTTCgtattcttcatcatcagagcCCACCTTTAGACGTAGTTTCTCTGCAAAGCCTACTCCTTCGAAATCTCCGTTTCTATCTAGAAGCGGTTCAACGAAATGCCAAGCTGATGGTACATCTTCCACGACTTCTTCTGCTTCCAAGTGTTCCATCTCTCGGAGCTTGTCTCAGAAAGGAGCTTCGGTGACCCGAAAGTGTCGTAATATGGCCAAGGAGCACAAGTCTCGGTTTTACATCATGAAACGCTGCGTTTCAATGCTCGTTTGTTGGCACAAACATGCCTGAGAGATCATCGTTATGAATGTGAAGAGACAAGACTAGGTTAAATAATTACAGattttttactctctttttttttttcgtttcattttctttacacatcttttaattttttgaaagcACAAATCTGTATCGATGATACACTCATTTCCATtttaattaaatgtattttttattacgCAGTGTTCttttatactttaaccaaaaaaaactactagtagaaagaaaaaactgcAAAAAATTACTTTgcaattgaaaaatataatggactactaatttgttttgttttgtattattgtgCCAAAAAAGTCTAACATACTATACATTGAATGATTGTGTtgaacatctttttttttagaatcgCATTTGTATCATCGACTACGACTCAAAATGTAATGTAACAGTACAAAGTGTTACTGAATTTATCTTAGTCAAACTATATTTTTCTAAGCTGTTTTCTTTCGATTGAAATGGTTGTATACTGCTCTAATTTTTTGTGATACAGACGGAGTAATATTTGTATTGAAGTTAGAGAGATTCCTTCTGAAACATTGGGAAATTAAAAGACATAAACAAAACTGTACCAAGTGTCCGGTGTTCCAGGTCCACCGTTCGCATATATATTTGTCGGTCCATATTATtgttaaaaagtaaatattggtACTATCGTTTTGAAATACTGATTGATATAACTATTTGCAAATTAAACCGCATTgctttacaatttttgtttgttggttcaAACGCATTGTTGGGCTTGACGTTGACCGAATATAATCTGTAATGGAtcttttaagaagaagaaatcctATGTGATAACTAAATCCATTGTGCATGTgaatctaattttctttttcttctatttgtcTCCGCTAGAGAGTATCTGGAATAGAGAAGCCGAAAATGGCTTGGTGGCTCCTCATCAGTCATCAGTCATCACAAATGcttactttttctgtttttacaAAGATTTACATTAAGTTGTTAATCCAACGAacattaatataataagaagaaaaaaaagcaataatTTGAACAAAGatagatgaaaaaaaactaattaatgaaACTAAAGTATCACCAAAAATCAATCCCAAATCATAACAAAAGAGAGCAAAGCAACTCCGAGGAAGACAGCAAGAAACTTGTAGACTGGCTTGTCGAAGTAACATTTCTCACGAGGCTTGTATCCCTTTGAGATGAGATGGTTAACCGCAACATACACAAAAACTCCACACGCAAGGCTCATGGAGATCGCATAGGTCCAGTCACCAGCGGCTCCTTGGCTAGTGGCATTGATGCCAATACCAATCCCGACGCCTATGGGACTCGATATCCCAAAGGCCAAGGAGTAGACAACGGTGAGGAAAAATGGTCGTTTTGGGATTAACTTGAGGAGAGCTATTCCCATTGCTACAGCTGCGAAGACCTTGTGCAATGATATCGTCCATAGGTTTCTCCAAGCGTCGCTTTTAGTTTCTAACCAAATATTCATAATAGAATGTTGTTAAAGAATAATGTCGCACAC harbors:
- the LOC104762067 gene encoding putative protein TPRXL, with the protein product MDDETLWKVSKKDFIFETTHFSSKHHVFTRSFSTKTSSSSSSNPVFTRSFSTKPTSYSSSSEPTFRRSFSAKPTPSKSPFLSRSGSTKCQADGTSSTTSSASKCSISRSLSQKGASVTRKCRNMAKEHKSRFYIMKRCVSMLVCWHKHA